One Phaseolus vulgaris cultivar G19833 chromosome 4, P. vulgaris v2.0, whole genome shotgun sequence DNA window includes the following coding sequences:
- the LOC137838759 gene encoding uncharacterized protein has protein sequence MGFTKIGGRWISKDGDQGGSSSGVQAEHQEEEQATAAEDDVFVDKPPSKWTEADSKKEKFDWIAKNIITSALSCDEFFRVSQCTSTKEMWDILEVTDEGTNDVRRVRKHALIQEYELFRMHKGETICNVKKWFSHIVNHLMSLRKNFDKEELNIKILKCLDRSWVPKVTSISESKDLTSMTTTSLFGKLREHELEMNRLVVQKSEDKHSKGIALKAANQKRQQDSSDNDEDTMSLLSRKFSKFLKKNKGQVSKRKSSKKLNDFNLNKYTCYGCGEQCHIKAECPNNDSKNKVDFKGKRRGKTKKAYIAWDDNEISSSSS, from the exons atgggattcaccaaaattggtggaagatggataagcaaggatggAGACCaaggtggttcctcaagtggtgtGCAAGCTGAACATCAAGAGGAAGAACAAGCTACTGCTGCTGAAG ATGATGTCTTTGTTGATAAGCCTCCATCTAAATGGACTGAGGCTGATAGcaagaaagaaaaatttgattggattgctaaaaatattataacctctgctttgagttgtgatgagtttttcagggtatcaCAATGCACTTCaacaaaggagatgtgggacatcctTGAAGTCACAGATGAAGGAACTAATGATGTTAGGAGGGtaagaaagcatgctctcatccaagagtatgagttATTTAGAATGCATAAAGGGGAGACAATCTGTAATGTGAAAAAATGGTTTTCCCACATTGTGAACCACTTGATGAGCCTTAGAAAGAACTTTGACAAAgaggagctgaacatcaagatcttgaagtGTCTTGATAGGTCATGGGTGCCAAAGGTCACTTCTATTTCTGAGTCAAAGGATTTAACATCCATGACAACAACTTCCTTGTTTGGTAAGCTGAGGGAGCATGAGCTTGAGATGAATAGGTTAGTTGTCCAAAAAAGTGAGGACAAACACAGCAAGGGTATTGCACTTAAAGCTGCCAACCAAAAAAGGCAACAAGACTCCAGTGATAACGATGAAGACACTATGAGCTTGTTGTCAAggaagtttagcaaattcttgaaaaagAATAAAGGCCAAGTTTCAAAGAGGAAGAGTTCTAAGAAGCTAAATGACTTTAATCTTAACAAATATACTTGttatggttgtggtgaacagTGTCACATAAAAGCTGAATGCCCTAATAATGATAGCAAAAATAAAGTTGATTTCAAAGGTAAAAGGAGGGGAAAAACCAAGAAGGCATATATAGCATGGGATGATAATGAGATATCCTCCTCTAGCTCTTAG